From Mytilus edulis chromosome 8, xbMytEdul2.2, whole genome shotgun sequence, one genomic window encodes:
- the LOC139485939 gene encoding cyclic GMP-AMP synthase-like receptor 2 has translation MSGENTLSLEFYKYLCQKIGNEDEVKVRRLTYIIDDLGIPSTTATQITSGSKDEGLQLNGSDIDLMFIDTSFKVYESESDFVPQSCKCILLLMNAEDTHPCFTQLHLVNNHDLTVDPGKRIKNSFLGRNLSSDLYRLNCMEDMTYIHGITKIHGPCISTTTESMDGAWCLKCDKWISQAKQWIIRPQTTWPPLDLISKLISCGVLYVPICYKGSSNEILQWRMFFSVAEKCLIFAFNHTQLLCYALLKIMIKEIVEKHEDLKQLLCSYFVKTLMFWMLEESDPSIWRPDKIITCFIACLKRLIYCVEYSTLLHYFIPNNNLFYLRFDFDKRDKMISILKNLFEKGIYCFAQSETVFTLI, from the coding sequence ATGTCTGGGGAGAATACTTTATCATTGGAGTTTTACAAGTATCTCTGCCAGAAAATTGGCAATGAAGATGAGGTGAAAGTAAGGAGATTAACTTATATAATAGATGACCTTGGGATTCCAAGCACTACAGCAACCCAAATCACAAGTGGCAGTAAAGATGAAGGACTACAGTTAAATGGGAGTGATATTGATCTAATGTTTATTGATACTTCATTCAAAGTTTATGAATCAGAAAGTGATTTTGTCCCTCAATCCTGTAAGTGTATTCTTTTGTTGATGAATGCAGAAGATACACATCCATGTTTCACACAACTGCATCTTGTCAATAATCATGATCTAACTGTAGATCCTGGAAAAAGAATTAAGAATTCATTTCTAGGGAGAAATCTTTCTAGCGATCTATATAGACTAAATTGTATGGAAGACATGACATATATTCATGGTATTACGAAAATTCATGGACCATGCATTTCAACCACAACAGAAAGTATGGATGGTGCGTGGTGTCTCAAATGTGACAAATGGATATCACAGGCAAAACAATGGATCATAAGACCTCAAACAACATGGCCTCCTCTTGatcttatttctaaattaatCTCCTGTGGTGTTCTATATGTTCCCATATGTTACAAAGGGTCCAGTAATGAAATTCTACAATGGCGAATGTTCTTTTCAGTTGCAGAAAAGTGTCTCATATTTGCCTTCAATCATACCCAGTTATTATGCTATGCTTTGTTGAAAATAATGATTAAAGAAATTGTGGAAAAGCACGaagatttaaaacaattattgtgttCTTATTTTGTGAAAACCTTGATGTTTTGGATGTTAGAAGAATCGGATCCATCAATATGGAGACCGGACAAAATAATTACATGCTTCATTGCTTGTTTAAAGAGATTAATATACTGTGTAGAATATTCAACATTATTGCATTATTTTATTCCCAATAATAACTTGTTTTATTTAcgatttgattttgacaaaagaGACAAAATGATCAGCATCCTgaagaatttatttgaaaaaggaATATATTGTTTTGCTCAATCAGAAACTGTGTTCACTTTGATATAA